A region from the Benincasa hispida cultivar B227 chromosome 10, ASM972705v1, whole genome shotgun sequence genome encodes:
- the LOC120087719 gene encoding serine/threonine-protein kinase BSK5 isoform X1: protein MGARCSRFGLCFWPSQIESNLNDLSCAENEDALPGFCEYSFDQLRAATSGFSSENIVSEHGEKAPNVVYRGKLEDDRVIAVKRFNKSAWPDSRQFLDEARAVGQLRNQRLANLIGCCCEGNERLLVAEFMPNETLSRHLFHWETQPMKWAMRLRVALYLAQALEYCSSKGRALYHDLNAYRVLFDQDGNPRLSCFGLMKNSRDGKSYSTNLAFTPPEYMRTGRISPESVVYSFGTLLLDLLSGKHIPPSHALDLIRGKNFLMLMDSCLEGHFSNDDGTELVRLASRCLQYELRERPNVKSLVIALTALQKETEVPSYVLMGISHGNASSKQMSLSPFGDACSRTDLTAIHEILEKAGYKDDEGVANELSFQMWTSQIQETLNSKKRGDSAFRAKDFVTAIDCYTQFIDGGTMVSPTVFARRSLCYLMSDMPQEALGDAMQAQVVSPDWPTALYLQAAALFILGMENDAQETLRDGTSLEFKKERT, encoded by the exons AGAACGAGGATGCATTGCCTGGATTCTGCGAGTACAGCTTTGATCAGTTAAGAGCTGCTACGTCGGGATTTTCTTCGGAGAATATTGTTTCTGAGCATGGAGAGAAAGCGCCTAATGTTGTTTATAGGGGAAAACTTGAAGATGATCGAGTAATTGCTGTGAAGCGCTTCAACAAGTCGGCCTGGCCCGATTCTCGCCAATTCCTA GATGAAGCTAGAGCCGTGGGGCAGCTAAGGAATCAGAGGTTGGCGAATTTGATCGGATGCTGCTGCGAGGGCAACGAGAGATTGCTAGTGGCTGAGTTCATGCCCAATGAAACCCTTTCCAGGCACCTTTTTCATT GGGAAACGCAGCCTATGAAGTGGGCAATGAGGCTTCGAGTGGCATTATATCTAGCACAAGCTTTGGAGTACTGCAGTAGTAAGGGAAGGGCATTATACCATGACCTTAATGCTTATAGAGTTCTCTTCGATCAG GATGGTAATCCCAGGCTCTCCTGTTTTGGCCTCATGAAGAATAGCAGAGATGGAAAGAGCTATAGTACTAACCTGGCTTTCACCCCTCCAGAATATATGAGGACAG GGAGAATATCGCCAGAAAGTGTTGTGTACAGCTTTGGCACTCTATTGCTTGATCTTCTCAGTGGCAAACATATTCCCCCAAGCCAT GCACTGGATCTGATACGTGGAAAAAATTTCCTGATGCTGATGGACTCATGTTTAGAAGGTCATTTCTCTAATGATGATGGAACCGAACTAGTGAGGTTGGCTTCAAGATGTTTACAATATGAACTTCGTGAGAGGCCAAATGTGAAGTCTCTTGTTATTGCTCTCACTGCTCTTCAGAAAGAAACCGAG GTTCCTTCTTACGTTCTTATGGGAATTTCTCATGGGAATGCTTCCTCCAAGCAAATGTCATTATCACCTTTTGGGGACGCTTGCTCAAGAACAGATCTTACTGCGATACATGAAATTCTGGAGAAGGCTGGATACAAGGACGATGAGGGAGTTGCAAATGAG CTTTCTTTCCAAATGTGGACAAGCCAAATACAGGAGACGCTCAATTCTAAGAAGCGTGGGGACTCGGCATTTCGAGCTAAAGACTTTGTAACTGCCATCGATTGCTACACACAA TTCATAGATGGAGGAACCATGGTATCACCAACAGTATTTGCTAGACGTAGCTTGTGTTACTTGATGAGTGATATGCCTCAGGAAGCTCTAGGAGATGCTATGCAAGCCCAAGTGGTATCACCAGATTGGCCAACTGCCTTGTATCTTCAAGCTGCGGCTCTTTTCATCCTTGGAATGGAAAATGATGCACAAGAAACTCTGAGAGATGGAACATCCCTGGaattcaaaaaagaaagaacttGA
- the LOC120087719 gene encoding serine/threonine-protein kinase BSK5 isoform X2 has translation MPNETLSRHLFHWETQPMKWAMRLRVALYLAQALEYCSSKGRALYHDLNAYRVLFDQDGNPRLSCFGLMKNSRDGKSYSTNLAFTPPEYMRTGRISPESVVYSFGTLLLDLLSGKHIPPSHALDLIRGKNFLMLMDSCLEGHFSNDDGTELVRLASRCLQYELRERPNVKSLVIALTALQKETEVPSYVLMGISHGNASSKQMSLSPFGDACSRTDLTAIHEILEKAGYKDDEGVANELSFQMWTSQIQETLNSKKRGDSAFRAKDFVTAIDCYTQFIDGGTMVSPTVFARRSLCYLMSDMPQEALGDAMQAQVVSPDWPTALYLQAAALFILGMENDAQETLRDGTSLEFKKERT, from the exons ATGCCCAATGAAACCCTTTCCAGGCACCTTTTTCATT GGGAAACGCAGCCTATGAAGTGGGCAATGAGGCTTCGAGTGGCATTATATCTAGCACAAGCTTTGGAGTACTGCAGTAGTAAGGGAAGGGCATTATACCATGACCTTAATGCTTATAGAGTTCTCTTCGATCAG GATGGTAATCCCAGGCTCTCCTGTTTTGGCCTCATGAAGAATAGCAGAGATGGAAAGAGCTATAGTACTAACCTGGCTTTCACCCCTCCAGAATATATGAGGACAG GGAGAATATCGCCAGAAAGTGTTGTGTACAGCTTTGGCACTCTATTGCTTGATCTTCTCAGTGGCAAACATATTCCCCCAAGCCAT GCACTGGATCTGATACGTGGAAAAAATTTCCTGATGCTGATGGACTCATGTTTAGAAGGTCATTTCTCTAATGATGATGGAACCGAACTAGTGAGGTTGGCTTCAAGATGTTTACAATATGAACTTCGTGAGAGGCCAAATGTGAAGTCTCTTGTTATTGCTCTCACTGCTCTTCAGAAAGAAACCGAG GTTCCTTCTTACGTTCTTATGGGAATTTCTCATGGGAATGCTTCCTCCAAGCAAATGTCATTATCACCTTTTGGGGACGCTTGCTCAAGAACAGATCTTACTGCGATACATGAAATTCTGGAGAAGGCTGGATACAAGGACGATGAGGGAGTTGCAAATGAG CTTTCTTTCCAAATGTGGACAAGCCAAATACAGGAGACGCTCAATTCTAAGAAGCGTGGGGACTCGGCATTTCGAGCTAAAGACTTTGTAACTGCCATCGATTGCTACACACAA TTCATAGATGGAGGAACCATGGTATCACCAACAGTATTTGCTAGACGTAGCTTGTGTTACTTGATGAGTGATATGCCTCAGGAAGCTCTAGGAGATGCTATGCAAGCCCAAGTGGTATCACCAGATTGGCCAACTGCCTTGTATCTTCAAGCTGCGGCTCTTTTCATCCTTGGAATGGAAAATGATGCACAAGAAACTCTGAGAGATGGAACATCCCTGGaattcaaaaaagaaagaacttGA